In the genome of Gordonia rubripertincta, one region contains:
- a CDS encoding TetR/AcrR family transcriptional regulator, with the protein MSVVRRISAAPVKVQRRVRDARSTRWDDHRAIVKAELVDAAIRAIEKFGDAVSMDDFAEEAGASKPKLYRHFGDRAGLYSAVAARLGSMMWESAQSTLLSGQQDSVDELFRSAISAYVSLVDEHPAVVRFLMTNHMFQYSESGEGGAADQLRSAMDIISDEFARSLQSVGADESLVAVVVASILGAGLSATQWWIDHGRLNGMSKDLFSAHLYQTSWGIIDGAAATVGVRFRRDRPFGDPAFATRLGLD; encoded by the coding sequence ATGTCTGTAGTCCGTCGAATCTCCGCAGCCCCGGTGAAAGTGCAACGTCGTGTGCGCGATGCACGAAGCACGCGTTGGGACGACCACCGCGCTATCGTGAAGGCTGAACTCGTCGACGCGGCAATACGCGCGATCGAGAAGTTTGGCGACGCTGTGAGCATGGACGACTTCGCGGAAGAGGCAGGGGCGTCGAAGCCGAAGCTTTATCGCCATTTCGGTGACCGAGCTGGGCTCTATTCCGCTGTGGCAGCACGTTTGGGTTCGATGATGTGGGAGTCCGCACAGTCAACTCTGCTCTCCGGACAGCAGGACTCCGTCGACGAGCTCTTCCGGTCAGCGATCTCCGCATACGTGTCATTGGTCGACGAGCATCCGGCGGTCGTCCGCTTCCTCATGACGAACCACATGTTTCAGTATTCTGAGTCCGGCGAGGGAGGGGCCGCGGATCAGCTGAGATCGGCAATGGATATTATTTCCGACGAGTTCGCCCGTAGCCTCCAATCGGTCGGTGCCGACGAGTCCCTCGTCGCCGTCGTAGTGGCCTCCATCTTGGGGGCGGGCCTATCAGCTACCCAATGGTGGATCGATCACGGTCGGCTCAATGGAATGAGCAAGGACCTGTTCTCCGCGCACCTTTATCAGACGTCGTGGGGGATCATTGACGGCGCTGCGGCCACAGTGGGCGTTCGCTTCCGCAGAGACAGACCCTTCGGCGACCCCGCGTTCGCCACTCGCCTCGGACTAGACTGA
- a CDS encoding ferredoxin--NADP reductase, with translation MTVEPDARPAAAARSRTLRVSEVTQETKDSVTISFEIPDAMVEEFKHVPGQFITVKIPSDRTGHVARCYSLSSSPHVEDFRLEIGIKRTENGYASNWLCDNAMTGMELTVLPPSGHFTAKNLDVDFLFFAGGSGITPVLSLIKSALVCGGGEVTLFYANRDAESIMYEGQLAQIASEFPERFTVFHWLESAMGIPAPEDVESAIREHRGAQIYTCGPAPFMDLVQKSAEACGVEHASVHREVFQSLTGDPFETATMRQLSDDDGVATATVYLNGQSITTEWPRNTPLLDVLLAQGHNAPYSCREGACSACVCKLVEGDVEMAQNHILVEDDIADGERLACQALPLTDAVTVSFDDL, from the coding sequence GTGACCGTCGAACCCGATGCACGTCCGGCTGCCGCAGCCCGCTCACGCACCTTGCGCGTCTCAGAAGTGACCCAGGAAACGAAAGACTCCGTCACCATTTCGTTCGAGATCCCCGATGCCATGGTCGAGGAGTTCAAGCATGTCCCAGGGCAATTCATCACCGTGAAGATCCCATCTGATCGGACCGGTCATGTCGCACGATGCTACTCGTTGAGCAGCTCGCCTCACGTCGAGGACTTCCGTCTCGAGATCGGGATCAAGCGGACGGAGAACGGTTACGCATCGAACTGGCTGTGCGACAACGCGATGACGGGAATGGAGTTGACCGTCCTCCCGCCGTCGGGGCACTTCACGGCTAAGAATCTCGACGTCGATTTTCTATTCTTTGCAGGAGGAAGTGGGATCACTCCGGTCTTGTCGCTGATTAAGTCGGCGCTTGTGTGCGGCGGGGGCGAAGTCACACTGTTCTACGCGAATCGCGATGCCGAGTCGATCATGTACGAGGGCCAACTGGCGCAGATCGCCTCCGAGTTCCCCGAGCGTTTCACGGTCTTCCACTGGTTGGAGTCGGCTATGGGGATTCCGGCACCTGAGGATGTCGAATCCGCCATACGTGAGCACCGCGGTGCACAGATCTACACCTGTGGTCCGGCGCCGTTCATGGATCTGGTTCAGAAGTCGGCGGAGGCCTGCGGTGTTGAGCACGCCTCGGTACATCGAGAAGTCTTTCAGTCACTGACCGGAGATCCATTCGAGACAGCCACGATGCGTCAGCTCAGTGACGACGATGGTGTGGCGACCGCCACGGTCTATCTGAATGGGCAGTCCATCACGACTGAGTGGCCGCGCAACACTCCGTTGCTCGACGTGCTATTGGCCCAAGGTCACAATGCCCCGTACTCCTGCCGAGAAGGGGCCTGCAGCGCGTGCGTATGCAAGCTGGTTGAGGGTGATGTAGAAATGGCACAAAACCACATCCTCGTTGAAGATGACATTGCCGACGGTGAACGGCTTGCGTGTCAGGCACTTCCGCTGACGGATGCAGTCACGGTGAGCTTTGATGACCTCTGA
- a CDS encoding alpha/beta fold hydrolase, with amino-acid sequence MTSEIASESRGSRHLEVLSSDGTRLFAQEFGSGRDAPLLVFSHGWACQGRFWRPQIEHFAATHRVVVYDQRGHGWSDRGRVPFSARLLADDLESVVRAVATPTDKAVVVGHSMGGMSIMSWAAEYPASVSELARGVVLASTGPSQLVDRSTLLKVPRQLRPRLERAFAASLAVAGPEMQDTRLSRRLIRYGTLGPGATVEVIDECADIVLRCPPQVRGMWGAVLATIDVSRGVDSLTVPAAVIVGDADRLTPAAHSVDLAARLGRQGVLFEFTLLDKVGHMSNLEAVEDFNSAVARLDRSA; translated from the coding sequence ATGACCTCTGAGATAGCGAGCGAGTCGCGAGGATCGCGGCACCTCGAGGTCCTCTCCTCCGACGGAACCAGGTTGTTCGCCCAGGAATTCGGCTCGGGCCGGGATGCTCCACTTCTAGTCTTTAGTCACGGCTGGGCCTGTCAGGGGCGTTTCTGGCGGCCACAGATCGAACACTTCGCGGCGACGCATAGGGTAGTGGTCTACGACCAACGCGGACACGGGTGGAGCGACCGGGGCCGGGTACCGTTCTCGGCGAGACTTCTGGCCGATGACTTGGAGTCCGTAGTTCGGGCGGTAGCCACTCCCACCGACAAGGCTGTCGTGGTCGGACACAGCATGGGAGGTATGTCCATCATGAGCTGGGCAGCTGAGTACCCAGCCTCGGTGTCGGAGCTGGCCCGCGGAGTAGTACTGGCAAGCACCGGGCCATCACAGTTGGTGGATCGGTCAACGTTACTCAAAGTTCCCCGCCAGCTACGACCGAGACTTGAACGGGCCTTCGCGGCTAGTCTTGCGGTCGCGGGACCCGAGATGCAGGACACGCGTTTGTCTCGCCGCCTGATTCGTTACGGAACCCTGGGCCCGGGCGCGACTGTCGAGGTAATCGATGAGTGCGCCGACATCGTGTTGCGATGCCCACCACAGGTGCGGGGGATGTGGGGTGCGGTTTTGGCGACAATCGACGTCAGCAGGGGTGTTGACTCGCTGACAGTGCCGGCGGCGGTCATCGTGGGCGATGCCGACAGACTGACCCCGGCGGCCCATTCGGTGGATCTCGCAGCGCGACTGGGTCGGCAGGGCGTTCTATTTGAATTCACTCTTCTCGACAAGGTCGGTCACATGTCCAACCTAGAGGCCGTTGAAGACTTCAATTCAGCTGTGGCCAGGTTAGACAGATCCGCTTGA